The DNA segment TTAGTATATTTGCAATCAATTCATATCCTTTAGTCTTTTTATAAGCTCTTCAAAACTATTTAGAAGAAAATCAACCTTCTCTATATCAAACGCCTCAATATCTTTTAGCATTTCATCACTGTAATCTTTTAAAATATAAATATCATACTCTAACGCTATTGCCTCTACTCTTTTTGCAAATTGTTCGATTAGTGTAAAATCTCCACCATCTTTTATCTCTTGCCAATCCTCTTTTAAGTCCTCTTCCAAAATAGAGATAACTTTTATAAGAGAATTTTTATCTATTTTTTTCTCTTTTGTCTCAACACTACTACTATTTGTTTTAAAACTATATTTTAAATATTTTGCTAACTCTTCAATCAAATCTTTTAATACAACTGGTTTCCTTAAATATCCATCAAAGCCATATTCAGAAACCTTCTGTAAATCTTTTCCCATAACAGAAGCAGTAAGGGCAACAACAGGTATTTCTTTTAGTTTTTTATCCTCTTTTATCTTTGTAACCGCTTCATATCCATCCATAACAGGCATTCGTAAATCCATCAATACCATTTGAACACTTACATTCTTTAACTTTTCAAGAGCATCTTGTCCATTAATTGCAGTTATAATTTCAATATCATAATCTTTTAAAGAGGCTTTTACTAATTTTCTGTTTTCTTCTATATCATCAACTACTAAAATCTGTGCTTTTTCAAACTCAATATTATCTGTTTCTAAAGTGTTTTGGCTCTTCTCTTCAACCATTGAGCTAACAGGTATATCATAGATATGAACAGTAAATTTAGAACCTTTGTGTTTTTGGCTTTCAACACTTATTTTTCCATTCATCATCTGTACAAGTTTGGTACAAATTGCAAGTCCCAAACCTGTTCCTCCATATTTGACACTATCTGTGCTGCTCTCTTGTTCAAAAGCATTAAAAATTAGTTCAAGGTTCTTTTCATCAACCCCTATCCCACTATCTTCTACACTGAAAATCAAATCTACTTTACTTTTAATTTTATCTTTATAGATATTCTCAACTTTTAGTTTTATAAAACCTTTTTCAGTAAACTTTATTGCATTTCCAATTAGATTAAAAAGAATTTGTCTTAATCTAACTCCATCAATGATTATATATTTAGGTATTGTTTTATCAATATCTACTATAAAACTTATATTTTTACTTATGATTTTAGAGTGAAAAATAGACTCAATTTCCAAGAATAGTGAAGTTGGATTTAAAGACTCATTTTTTATTTCAAGTTTTCCAGCCTCAATTTTTGACAAATCTAAAATATCATTTATAATTCTTAAAAGAGAGCTTCCTCCCTTTTTTATAGAGTCCAAATACTCTTTATGTACAGGATCTTTTATCTCTTTATCCAAAATCTCTGCAAATCCTATAACTGAGTTCATAGGAGTTCTTATCTCGTGGCTCATATTTGCCAAAAACTCACCCTTTTGTTTTGCAATATTTTCAGCCGAATTTTTTGCTTTTATTAACTCTTTATTTAAAGCCTCAATATGATTTCTCTCATCTTCAAGTTGCTCTTGCATCTTCTCTTTTTCAATTATTTGGAATTTCAATTTTCTATTCCAATAAAAAGTTCCAAATAAAACAAAAAATAAGATAATCCCTATTTTCCACATCAAAGTATAATCAATACCTTGTTCATAATCTAGTTTAATCCACTTTCTATAAATCTCATCTCTTTTAACTTGAGGAACTTGTTTTAAACTCTTTTCTAGTATAGATAATAACTCTTTATTTCCCTTGGCAACTGCAAAACCATACTCACTTTCATAACCCGTTGGTCCAACTATTTTAAGATTGCTAAGATTATATTTTTTTGAGTAGTATTCAAAGGTTGGTATATCAATAATAAAATAGTCGATTGTATGAGAAGAGAGAGATTTCAACGCTTGCTCTGTAGTACTAAACTGAACATACTTTTCTATTTTTGGATTACCTTTTTTTATTTTTTCAACAATAGAGTAATTTTCAACCACTCCAAGTTTTATCTTTTGTGGATTTGGTAAATTTTGTATTGAACTAATGTATGATTTGTTATTTTCATTTCCAATTATTACAATTGGAGATAGTATGTATTTAGAAGTAATATCTAAAAATTCACTCTTCTTTTTATTTAAAGAGACTGCATCTAATACTTGTACTTTGCCCTTTTTAAGAAGATCTATACTCTGTGTCCAACTATTGCTTGTAACTGTTTTAAAATTCACTTTACTAATCTGGCTCATATAATGTATTAAATCAGGAACAATCCCCACATATTTCCCATTTTCTACATATGAAAATGGTGGCCAGGCTGGATCTCCTGCAACTAAAATTTCTCTATTTTTTTTCAACCAGTTTAGCTCTTCAAGAGTAAAATCTATACCATGAAATCTTAACTCTTTTTCAAATACCCACTTTTTATTTATCTCTTTTTTTTCACTATCTTTAATACTGTTTAAAACTTTATTGATAATATCATTTAAAACACTCTTCTCTTTTAGTGTTGCAATTGCAACCTTTGATTGACCAAACTCTTTAACACTAAACTTTATTTCAAGATTTGTTAATAAATCTTTTTCTATATAATAGTTTACCACAGGCAGATTATCTATATAAATATCCGCATTTCCATAGGAGATTAGTTTTAGTGCCTCCTCATTTGATGTTGCATAAATAAATTTAATATTGGGAAATTTTTCAAGTAAAAGTTCATAGATGTAGTCACTTTTTTGAACCACAACTCTAAACTTTTCTATTTCATCTAAGGAACTAATTTTAAAATCTTTTCTTGATACAAGAACTTTATCAAAAACTAAATAAGCAGTTGAGAAATTTAGATACTCCAATCTCTCATTTGTTTCAACAGCACAAGATAGAGCATCTAATTCCTTATTTTTTATCTTTTTCATTACACTACTCCAATCATTGGAGTAGATTTCAAATTTCAAACCTGTTTTTGCGGAGATTTGTTTCAAATATTCAGATGAAATCCCTATGTGCTCACCCTTCTCATCAACAAATTCAAAAGGGGGCCAACTGG comes from the Halarcobacter ebronensis genome and includes:
- a CDS encoding transporter substrate-binding domain-containing protein gives rise to the protein MRFLIVNILFILVLFANDKNLLTQDEKNWIKSNPIVKIGVDSSWPPFEFVDEKGEHIGISSEYLKQISAKTGLKFEIYSNDWSSVMKKIKNKELDALSCAVETNERLEYLNFSTAYLVFDKVLVSRKDFKISSLDEIEKFRVVVQKSDYIYELLLEKFPNIKFIYATSNEEALKLISYGNADIYIDNLPVVNYYIEKDLLTNLEIKFSVKEFGQSKVAIATLKEKSVLNDIINKVLNSIKDSEKKEINKKWVFEKELRFHGIDFTLEELNWLKKNREILVAGDPAWPPFSYVENGKYVGIVPDLIHYMSQISKVNFKTVTSNSWTQSIDLLKKGKVQVLDAVSLNKKKSEFLDITSKYILSPIVIIGNENNKSYISSIQNLPNPQKIKLGVVENYSIVEKIKKGNPKIEKYVQFSTTEQALKSLSSHTIDYFIIDIPTFEYYSKKYNLSNLKIVGPTGYESEYGFAVAKGNKELLSILEKSLKQVPQVKRDEIYRKWIKLDYEQGIDYTLMWKIGIILFFVLFGTFYWNRKLKFQIIEKEKMQEQLEDERNHIEALNKELIKAKNSAENIAKQKGEFLANMSHEIRTPMNSVIGFAEILDKEIKDPVHKEYLDSIKKGGSSLLRIINDILDLSKIEAGKLEIKNESLNPTSLFLEIESIFHSKIISKNISFIVDIDKTIPKYIIIDGVRLRQILFNLIGNAIKFTEKGFIKLKVENIYKDKIKSKVDLIFSVEDSGIGVDEKNLELIFNAFEQESSTDSVKYGGTGLGLAICTKLVQMMNGKISVESQKHKGSKFTVHIYDIPVSSMVEEKSQNTLETDNIEFEKAQILVVDDIEENRKLVKASLKDYDIEIITAINGQDALEKLKNVSVQMVLMDLRMPVMDGYEAVTKIKEDKKLKEIPVVALTASVMGKDLQKVSEYGFDGYLRKPVVLKDLIEELAKYLKYSFKTNSSSVETKEKKIDKNSLIKVISILEEDLKEDWQEIKDGGDFTLIEQFAKRVEAIALEYDIYILKDYSDEMLKDIEAFDIEKVDFLLNSFEELIKRLKDMN